In the Telopea speciosissima isolate NSW1024214 ecotype Mountain lineage chromosome 2, Tspe_v1, whole genome shotgun sequence genome, one interval contains:
- the LOC122652051 gene encoding uncharacterized protein LOC122652051 has protein sequence MSQAALVLGTATTGSVFATCVARGRKAKHKAPPTKGNDARLSVNVGFGTDRKDPLWRCAQGCGACCKLQKGPSFASPEEIFHDPSDIQLYRSMIGPDGWCIHFEKTTRTCSIYSERPYFCRVEPQIFRELYGIDDKKFNKEACSCCRDTIKAIYGAHSEELDNFHRTIKNQDCS, from the exons ATGTCTCAGGCGGCTTTGGTGTTGGGCACTGCGACCACCGGCAGCGTCTTTGCCACATGTGTGGCGCGTGGGAGGAAGGCCAAGCACAAGGCTCCTCCGACCAAGGGAAACGATGCGCGGCTCAGTGTCAACGTAGGCTTTGGGACAGACCGAAAGGATCCATTGTGGCGGTGCGCACAGGGATGCGGCGCTTGCTGCAAGCTTCAAAAAGGCCCCTCCTTCGCCTCACCCGAAGAGATCTTCCATGACCCTTCTGATATTCAG CTTTATAGGAGCATGATAGGTCCGGATGGATGGTGCATACACTTCGAGAAAACTACTCGTACATGCTCCATTTACTCTG AACGTCCATATTTTTGCCGTGTAGAACCACAAATATTCCGAGAGTTATATGGGATTGATGATAAGAAATTTAACAAGGAGGCTTGCAG CTGCTGTAGGGATACCATTAAAGCAATTTACGGTGCTCATTCAGAAGAGCTGGATAATTTCCATCGTACTATAAAGAACCAGGACTGTTCTTAG
- the LOC122651611 gene encoding uncharacterized protein LOC122651611 isoform X2, with amino-acid sequence MTICFWTNLKAPGLLLLALLILCFFPGVFPSRLVTLKSIQIFNTHEWFNAKATVYFHCKGEERIILPDVKEAHVVYTFRGEESWQPLTELPNKKCKRCGLYEMGTLKSEDVFDEWEFCSSDFIDPIRNYVRFKDKEFNATFFCPQCAYVENGSDHASGSNNLANTGKEMDARLIILISATVPTVSILGVVAAYIYWPWRKREQDHARFRKVI; translated from the exons ATGACGATTTGCTTTTGGACGAATTTAAAAGCTCCTGGTCTTCTTCTCCTCGCTTTGCTCATCCTTTGCTTCTTTCCTG GAGTTTTCCCTTCAAGACTTGTTACACTCAAGTCCATTCAGATTTTTAATACCCATGAATGGTTTAATGCCAAAGCTACAGTTTATTTTCATtgtaaaggagaagaaaggataattttgCCAGACGTGAAGGAAGCACATGTTGTATATACTTTTAGGGGTGAAGAATCTTGGCAG CCTCTGACAGAGCTTCCCAATAAGAAATGTAAACGGTGTGGGTTGTATGAGATGGGCACCCTGAAATCAGAAGATGTATTTGATGAGTGGGAGTTTTGTTCTTCTGATTTCATAGATCCTATTAGGAATTATGTGCGTTTCAAGGACAAGGAATTCAATGCTACATTTTTTTGCCCTCAATGTGCATACGTTGAAAACG GTTCTGATCATGCATCTGGCTCAAATAATTTAGCAAATACAGGAAAGGAAATGGATGCTCGCTTGATTATTCTAATCAGTGCAACGGTTCCAACTGTATCAATTCTTGGAGTGGTAGCTGCTTATATATATTGGCCGTGGAGGAAGAGGGAGCAGGATCATGCACGGTTCCGAAAAGTTATTTGA